The window TCTCCACAGCCTAGAGTTGCTCTAGAACAGTCCCTGCCCAGGGGCCACCCCTCTGACCCACCAGGCAGGCTTAGTACCTCACTGCTGAGCTGCAGAAGCACTCCTGCTAAGAGCGACATTGTCCAAATGTATTCTTTAGGGGAAGGGAGATATTTCTTCCCCAAAAATGTCCCCATGTAATAACGAGCATGTCTGGCGTGTAACACGCTGCCACTAACACACCTGGTCAGCTTGGCTTCTTACTGCCTGTTGGTGGGTCTGGGCTCCTAATGGCTGGTTCAAAGTGAAAGTCAAGACATTAGGAAGGTCTCCGTGGACTCTGGTCAGTCACACAGACCTGTCCCTGCTCACATGACTCAGCATCTTCTGTGAACGAGGTCCAGCTTCCATCTTCACTCTCCTTGTACAAACTCTTTTATTGTCTTGTTGAACTTCACTCTCCTTCAAAGGCCAAGAAAGCCTTTTAAATGGCAGGCAGTTAATCCTGCCACATCTGTGAAATGATCTGAGCTGTTATGCCTTCAGggtggaggaaagagagaggggatgGCCAGGCCCCGTCTGCGCTGAGCATGTGAGGAGGTGGGCGTGGAGTGGTGGGAACTCCCGGTGCCACTGCCATCGGGGTGGCCTTGGGCACTGGCCTCTAAGCTGCAGTTGCCCCATCTGTGAAGAGGGATCATAATGCCTACCTTTTAGGGTTGTTTCCAGAACGAAAATACCAGGAGCACAGGACAAGCTGAGGAGTTGGCAGGGTCGTGGTGGCTCTCGTGCTAAAAGCCTGTCTGCAGAGGGAAGCTGGGTGCGGACTGAGTCCTGACCCTCTGCTGTTCAATGGAGTTGTAAGCCCCCGACTCAGTTTCCCTCTGCAAAAAAGAGGGATCGTGTGGCTCTACCGCCCCTCAACACTTCGAGGTCAGCCCCAGCTGGTTAAAGGTGTTTGAAAACAGAGTACtttgaagaaatgaaaagcattgtgtgatttaaataaaatgcaaCCGCTTATCTTTGTGCAAATGGTGAGGCTGTAGATTAGAAACCTTGGGTACTGATGGCAGCTCTGTAGTATCAGCAGGAGGTTTTATGACCTCTTTCTGCCCGTTGTGACGTACAGAGAGCGGATAAGCAGGGCAGCCATACTAACAATGCacttttttttaaggtaataGTATGTCCCAGATATTACACAGGACATACTTATGCTAAAAAAGTGTTTGTTGttgatctgaaattcaaatttaacttggtgtcctgtatttttatttgctcaaTCGGGCCACCCTACAAATGAGTCATCTCTAGGATCTCAGTTGCTGCTACTACTGCTGAAGTTTTGTAAAATGTATAGTTGGAACACATGGAATGAGGTGCAATGGTACAAAATTGGGCAACCCTAGTTTAAGACTTGAATTAGAGAGTGTTCAAAAAGCAAGATTCCATCCACCTAGACTAGTATCTAGTTCTACTGACTTTGAGCACAGGGCATTGTCTATTTCAATCTCTTCatttaaataatgttattaattATAATCACAGCTGCCTGTTGGGTCCCTACGTGCCACAAAGCCATGAGGAGATAGATAGCGCAAGGAATGTTaagtccattttgcagataagcaaaccaaggcccagagaaggaaaatgacttgcccaagctcacagcAGAGGCTCCTCACCGTCCCCTCCCTGGCCTGGCCACCACCTCCCTGTGTTTGCTTCTGCTTCTCTAGCTGGGCTCCCTTCCTGCAGCATCAATGAGCTTGATGAAAAGCTGGTATCACTCCTCCCATCTTCTAGCACTGCTCACCCCAGCCGTGTCCTTTTTACACTGGAGTTAGTGGGAAAGAAGAAATCCGTAAACAGCTTCACGTGACACCAGTTTTGCAGAAGACACCTGCTTTATCGTTTGAACCTAAGTGCTTCACTGTTGACATTACGTTGGAGAGGTCTGCATGGTCAGGAGTTAACCCGGCAGTTAAAATCATCAGGACGTTCCCAGCCCTAGGATCGGTCCGAGAACACAGGGTTCTTTGTAATTTTCTTCCAGAATCTGCTTCTGTGCTTTTGAACTCCTAGAAGGTGTTCACTTggatcatttttgtcttttccgaATCTGACGAGGTCTAGCAGAGCTGTTCCCAGTTCCACACTTAGCTTAGGTGTGTAACCTCTCTGGTCTCGGTTTGTTTCCACACGCACGGGGTTGGGAGGGGAGTGGAGCTGCCGGCCAAGCCGCTGCTGTGTCCCTTAGCACATGGTAAGCTGTGTGTCTGCTTGGTTCCTCCTCACCCTGCAGAAGTGGATCATAGATCTGACCATGGTGAGTAAATCGCCcctggagaagaaagtgtgttcacAGCAGTCTGTCGACCTCTTCTCTCCACGCCACCTGCCCTGCAAAAAACTTTATAGATCAAATGTTCAACCTGCTCATTTTTCAGCTGTACCAAAGGATAGTGGGATGAAAGCCCAGTGCTatccaaatattaaaaacattattctcACTTAAATGTACGGCACAATTTTTTTACTTCCCTTTTTTTGGGGCCCTAGAGAACCGAATTGGGATTGGGTAGGTAGTAGTAGAATGAAGAACTGAGCATAAATTAAAGAGTTTCAGGTTATTGTCAGGTAAATAATTACATATGGGCCACGTACTCACTGTTTTCCTAACTTCTCctccacacttttttttcttccttggaaAAGGGTAAGCCCTatactctttttccttccttggtTAAGGGCCAAAAATTCCCTGCTGCGAGAATAGGATTCTGGCAGTGGGTCAGGAAGCATTTGACCAAATGATGGCTGACGTGAACTTTTCCACCCAATGGGAAAAGAAGGAGCAGAATGAATCGGTGGTCACTGCCTGCCACAGCCAGACCCGTGAACTTCCACCCATTCTCCCTCCAACATCTAGCTGGAAAGTGGACTTGGCTCTCAACCTCATGACATATGGAAAGCAGATTAGTAGGGTTACCACACTGacagtgaataattttttagtataattatGTCCCAAATATTACATGGGACAAACTTGTGCTAAAGAATTATTTGTCAttgatttgaaattcaaatttaactgggtgtcctgtacatttgctaaatctggccgCCCTACAAATAGGTCATCTCTAGGCTCTTCGGAGCTGCCACTGTGGCCACGTGGGTGCAGGTCTGGTTGTTTGGGGGGTGGTGTTCCTTCACCCCCAGGAACATCATCCCGGGAATATGCTGCTATAGGCGCGTCAGGAATCAGGTTCAAAGGCCGAAGGCTTcgggtttttctgtttcttctcttcccttctcagcGACTGCTCTATTCTGACCACACGGTGGTGCTCTAATAGTTCATAAACTGTAGTTTCCTTTTTCCCTTGTCAAGCAGGGACTGTCCACAACACGTGTTTCCTGGGTGCCAACTCGACAGCAGCTACTGGGGCCTCGGGACAGGGTGGCTGGTTTGAGGGTCCTGGAGccccagagaggagaaagagctTGGGTTTCAGAGCTCCCGCGGGGCAGCAAACCCTAGGATCCTGTAGGGGAGGGAAGCTGTTTGAATTCATGAAAAACCCAGGTTATAGAAGGTTTACAGTTCTATGGCTTTCAAGAGCGAGTCCCAATTCAGACCGACAGATGGTTTCCACGGAAGTCCTACACTGTGCTTTTGTGGTTAGATAAATTGATAAATCACCTCCTCTTAGTTCATACACAAAGATATGATTAAAGTACTTAAAAATGACCggcgtgggcctccctggtggcgcagtggttgagagtccgccagccaatgcaggggacacgggttcgtgtcccagtccgggaagatcctacatgccgcggagcggctgggcccgtgagccatggccactgagcctgcgcatccggagcctgtgctccgcaacggcagaggccacaacagtgagaggcccgcgtaccgcaaaaaaaaaaaaaaaaaaatgaccggCGCAACAGCCTGACCACCCTTCCACCTTTCCCATCCTGTTCTCTACTAGACTCTGTGTTATGGGAAAACCTAATAACCTGCAGTTGGATGTGTATCATAAGATTGTGCAGGCCTTGGTTATGCCCCCAAACAAGACCACTtcatgattctattttttttgtttgttttttgcgttatgcgggcctctcactgttgtggcctctcccgttgtggagcacaggctccggacgcacaggctcagcggccacggctcacggacctagccgctccgcggcatgtgggatcttcccggaccagggcacgaacctgtgtcccctgaattggcaggcggactctcaaccactgcaccaccagggaagccccacttcatGATTCTAAAGATGGGAAACCAGTTGACAGGGTGTTTCAGCTGATGTAAAGCCTGGTGAACGGCAGCCTGGGCCCGGCTTAGGGTGGAGGGCGCTATACTCTTATTACCTTGctggggagcagagggcaggagCCTCGCCACGCAGCTCATCAGAACAGCCAGAAACTCAGAGCCAATGCGCTCCAGCTTGCTGCTTTGAGTTTATGAGTCTGTCAGTGCAAAGCAGCATGGTTCCCCCCAGGCTCTACAAACACCATAATATCTATACATCTATTTGTTATCGGCAGGTGGGGACAGACGAGCCTTTGTAGCCATTGCAGAGTCTTTCTTACTCTCAGCTTCCACCTACCTGCTGCCCATCCGTTACTCACTAAGCAGGGGAATTGGTGGGTTACACATAAATGTCCCACTGCTGCGTCCATTCTTTATCACGAAACTTGGGTTTTGTCCTTGTACAAGTTGGTTATTACTTGACATGAAAATTTGGCTTCAAAAGcgatttcagggaattccctggtggtccagtggttaggactcagcacttttcCGCAAGCCACACGACGCAGCCAGCAAAAAAGAGAATGCTTTAAGTATCTGGTGCTCTTTCAGTATCTAGTTTCTGGTGAAAGTAAGGAACTCCTAACTTTCTCCTGTTTTATCTTCAAACAGAATTTATGTACTTTCATCAGTGCAGCCAGCAAGTTTGCACAGCTCCAGTACCTGTGGGAAAGCAGGGACTCGGGAGCCCTGAGTGCGCTCACATGGAGCCTTGCTTCATATACCTGTGCGGGTAAGAACAAGCCTCTAATTGGTGGGGTGTCCTTTGTCAGTGTGGGCTGTCTACCCAGAGGAGAGCGTTATGTCATAGACCCTTGAGCTTAAATCCTTTTCAAGTAACTATTCAGATAGACCCTCCTACTGTATCCATATTTACAAGGCTGATTGAATGCACACCACTCTCCATTTTCTGCAAGTTgctaaaaaaaagtgaaagcacTTTTCTCCAAAAATCTGGCCTAATATTAACAGTCCTCTCGTTGTTTGAAAAGCATCATGAGTTCGGTTATATTGAATCCACTagcttgttttaaaaatgtgaatgtttATGATGTAACAGATTAAAGAGATGAGAATCACACATTGGCTTTTGCGAATGAATATAATTTGCAGCAGTGGAATGTTTCTGGAGCCATAGTGTTTGGGCTCCACTTTAGAATTTCCACTGTTCATTTGGATTCTTGCAGGAACTACCTAAAATGAATATATGCTATATTTAGgtaggaacatttaaaaaattcagagctATTACATTAATTAGATTTACTAGTTTTAGATATTTGAATTATACTTCTTCATGTTTCGTCTGTATCTTAAAGGACCATTTTCTCCATCCAGGGTTCTCTTCTACCCAAATCTTTCAAGACCAGTTAGCATATACTCCTGCATTTAAAACGGAAAGATATTAGCTAAATACCAGAATGTCTGAGAAGTTGATATTTATTGCTGAAATTTTGCTTTTACAGCAAGAGTAATGACAACTTTAATGACCACCAGTGACCTTACAAGTAAGCCAAATATTTTCCGCCcacttttcctttttgaattttataccaTCTGTGCCTTCTTCATTGGTAAATTGTCTTAGGGTTTAACGGAGCCAGTTAGCCCCACTGGAGGCCAGCGACAACATATTCCTGGTCCTCATCAGTCACCATGTATAGTATTAAGCAGCTACTTGCTGTACCTGGGATAGAATATGCACAAGATAGTAGATTCTATCTTTGTGAAGCTTCCACACCAGCAGTGGAAATGAACAGTGAAGTAATCACACAattaactattgaaaaatattgtgaaacattttttgaaagagtAGGACAGGATGAGCACCTAACATGGGAACCTGACCTAGTTGGAGGGAGCTGGGGAGATTAATCTGAAGAAGAGAGAGATCgggaggagggaagagactgCTACAAGGAGCAGCATGTGCGGAGGTCATGAGCAAAGGGGATGGAGGGAGCAGCAGTAGGGCTGGCGTGAGAGCATGGGGGCGAGTCGAATGAGAGGGAAGGAGGTGGTAGTGGCTAGATGGTCCAGAGCCTCAGAGAATTGCCCACAAGCAGCAGGAAAGGCAGTGACGTAATCATTCGACTCCACGTCCttgttctgttatttttatttatttatttatttattttatttatttattttttctttttgcggtatgtgggcctctcactgttgtggcctctcccgttgcggagcacaggctccggacgcgcaggcccagcggccatggctcacgggcccagccgctccgcggcatatgggatcctcccagaccggggcacgaacccgtatcccctgcatcggcaggcggactcttaaccacttgcgccaccagggaggccctgttctgttatttttaaaggaatactGTGGTGGtggaggaaataaaatatacctgAGTTAACCTAAAGAGAATTTCATTAATTCCTTAGGTTGAGTTTTCAACTCCCAAATTAAGGATATAAATTTTTGGAAAATGATTAAAACAGGTGGCGTCACCCATTCTATGAAGACTAGAAATATGTCCCTGGTGTGTAGACCTTTTAAATAAGCTAATCATTGTCTGAGAAATATCGCTACGGAACAGCAGGGTGCATTTGCTAGTCCCTTCCCGGAGGCTTTTATCTTTGGTTCAAATACTTTCCATCAGCTCTGAGAGAAGGAGTTAAAGTGTTCTGGTCAAAGCATAAACTTGGGTCAAgtggggaagggaaaagagagaccTGAGTCTTCCCTACAGGACTTCAAGAATTCTCTGATTGGAAAGGAGAGGCAAACCATaattaaacaacaaaacaaacctcaTGTTAATTGTGATTTGTTCTGTATCTAAGGTGACAGCCATTCCTGAAAGCGATCAATAGATCTGAGAATAATCGTTTAAAAACAGTTTAGCTATCTTAAAAGTGTTTTACAACCCCGAAGATACATTAAATCTCATAAACCTTATTTATCAGGAGAGTGTTTGTCAAGTCACTaaggttatttttctctttttaacaaaGAGCCACATTTTCATGGTTACCTCAATATAAAACATGCTTTGACGTTTGGGCTAGTTTTTCACAATTACCTTAACTGAGTGTGGTGTACCACCTTTGCTTAATTAACATGGAATGTTCTGAGACACCATCACCCTCAAGACTTAAAAAATGAGTAATGGGGTTTAAAAAAGTTGTAATATTTACCAACCAGAGTCAGATTCCTCCAAATTAAGCATTTAGGATGAAATTATTCATGAAATCAGGCCAAGTGACCAAAGGTAGTCATGATAGGAAAATcatttttccagaaatatttgGACCCAAAGTTGTTCAAAAGTCCACATGATCCGTAGTTCTGTTTCATCTGGGGGGCGGGAGGTGGGCTTCTCTTTAGAGAAGGTGATTTTGTTTTATgtgaaaacagtatttttttttaacacatactTCTTCTTTTTGACTGATTTCAGTTCTTATACGTTTTGTGATCATGCTGGCCTTAAATACATGGGTAGCAGCTACAATACTTCACTACCGGAAGACCGATGTGAAGTCTGAATGACGGATATATTATCCCCACACACAGAGTGGA is drawn from Mesoplodon densirostris isolate mMesDen1 chromosome 14, mMesDen1 primary haplotype, whole genome shotgun sequence and contains these coding sequences:
- the SLC66A3 gene encoding solute carrier family 66 member 3 isoform X1, encoding METRLLWFCNWSVLGVCATLKLPQIFAVLGARSARGISLPSLLLELAGFLVFLRYQCYYEYPLLTYLEYPILIAQDLILLLCVFHFKGDVKRAAPYIVLCVSAWFLLTLQKWIIDLTMNLCTFISAASKFAQLQYLWESRDSGALSALTWSLASYTCAARVMTTLMTTSDLTILIRFVIMLALNTWVAATILHYRKTDVKSE